The Nymphalis io chromosome 14, ilAglIoxx1.1, whole genome shotgun sequence genome has a segment encoding these proteins:
- the LOC126773194 gene encoding uncharacterized protein LOC126773194 has protein sequence MEDTSEKLVDIQSATGEPGIIQAVSITSPVKVQDTSQNLFPESPVYEPEEPKLIEENVEVDSTMAESKTKDDHSVNHVKRKLSEDTPDSSAKIQKLDLEDEEIAVSTQTLDNEVSEITSVAKRKLEDELPSTSRVRTPVRSSPRKFTKRSNSADITPKTPKTKSRSASVDITKSRNTPTDMKIDFKNEKIVDDVHERNSDSSSLELVREIQPKVPDTIAEESAENLNDSQTFQLVLSPFPEECSSEDKIKETKYNGDPIVIKYEEEHLTTEKVLETKSDGYNYSDLSNFAQSISKEKTTDQESTDSICSANLDSPEHIPTVASKMITKLSNGNSSTPTETNSDKHGSEENTLDIMKLNGNKEKRNKNESFRASNTTTPSTISPLQNGHSLPINTPQIPIFDVHVSHNEDCEFLSLYVVRTDNDVGMDMCKEYQRISKRFTIDPYLGDVSVSTSPSSVTSIGMVNLQNRTSFASNISTASSSSNRTSDGAFVVPQPPRKSVSNPTTTVKGYDSLMKKLQDIFSHIRDASVSDINRSLNDDKISVGIQATLSDTGFSNGNASPEEVNKCDKTTPKSSLKKSRVRGRRPIAGKTKRALLPTQHEEAEYMHGMTSPEMIPTNGDSGKMSPVKSPKEEKPLSALIGTPKSVSKLKQKRRPTSPRPATPVEKVAVKPEYPGYAPDTVVLAKWVDKRYYSGKVLEITELNKYLIKFDDGQSKVLLDDFIIFGDMKQLPLQGQSVYAMVDEEQNYEPGLVLGIEENENGTVTYRCTTDGDTIVMVTASELYLTEDQARSLKESSRCRSPAAPSTPRRRHHRELDLDNIIQGPRSARSRDKGNSSARKRVASPKSPKASTSGVKTKSTPVGRKRLASESSEMSESSNSAPPVRLEEVAGVEPEVQRTPRKIDGVKAGPLQLKGAAKQNIGKKNSKLTKFENDEDTVSTLGPIPSADSKIFAGLCFLLTCTEPPRPARSEKCQETRHYSSEEDGETTSTMAGTDTEDLEFTDRPFNKERLKEQLEAGGGTVYSHFDDVPKNKYTVCKLIAPRPCLTAKYIQCLAADIRSVSHAWVIMSCTNNRLLDIDAFVLPSGWSILKKCFINWNPSSGKRNTTFFKDKTILLCGDQDTFVKFWERVCTLAGANTRVVNEEDLNMSGAICLVTEWDCPHEVQNKANQDNIPLVSTTWVVQCLIEAKVIAPTSHDKFSFMYAEPE, from the exons ATGGAGGATACCAGTGAAAAGCTCGTTGATATTCAATCTGCAACAGGAGAACCAG ggATTATACAAGCAGTCTCCATCACTAGTCCTGTGAAAGTTCAGGACACGTCGCAAAACTTGTTCCCTGAGAGTCCAGTTTATGAACCAGAAGAACCTAAACTCATAGAAGAAAATGTTGAg GTCGATAGTACTATGGCCGAATCAAAAACAAAAG ATGACCATTCAGTCAATCACGTTAAAAGAAAGTTATCTGAAGATACTCCTGACAGCAGCGCAAAAATTCAAAAACTAGATTTGGAAGATGAGGAAATAGCTGTCTCAACTCAGACCTTAGACAACGAGGTATCTGAGATAACAAGTGTGGCAAAACGAAAATTAGAAGATGAACTACCGTCTACATCTCGCGTTCGTACGCCTGTTCGTTCAAGTCCTAGAAAATTTACTAAACGAAGCAACAGTGCTGATATTACACCAAAAACGCCAAAGACTAAATCGCGATCAGCTAGTGTCGATATAACAAAAAGTCGAAACACTCCAACCGATatgaaaatagattttaaaaatgagAAGATTGTAGATGACGTTCATGAAAGAAACTCTGACAGTTCAAGTCTAGAATTAGTTAGAGAAATCCAGCCAAAAGTTCCTGATACCATAGCGGAGGAGAGTGCTGAGAATCTCAATGATTCACAAACCTTTCAACTGGTCCTATCACCGTTTCCAGAAGAATGTTCCAGTGaggataaaattaaagaaactaaGTATAACGGCGATCCAATAGTGATTAAATACGAGGAAGAACATCTTACCACTGAGAAAGTTCTAGAAACAAAAAGTGATGGATACAACTACTCAGATCTGAGCAATTTCGCCCAATCCATATCAAAAGAAAAAACTACAGATCAAGAAAGTACGGATAGCATTTGCTCCGCCAATCTAGATAGTCCTGAACATATACCGACTGTCGCTTCGaaaatgataacaaaattaTCCAATGGTAATTCTTCCACACCGACCGAAACAAACAGCGATAAACATGGGTCCGAAGAAAATACCCTCGATATTATGAAGTTGAATGGtaacaaagaaaaaagaaacaaaaacgaATCGTTTAGAGCGAGCAACACGACAACACCCTCAACGATATCTCCTTTACAAAACGGACACTCTTTACCAATAAATACGCCGCAAATACCAATTTTTGATGTTCACGTCAGCCACAATGAAGACTGCGAATTTTTATCGCTTTATGTAGTCCGAACTGACAACGATGTTGGGATGGATATGTGCAAAGAATACCAGAGGATTTCGAAACGTTTTACGATTGATCCATATTTAGGTGATGTTTCAGTAAGTACTTCACCCTCGAGCGTAACTAGTATCGGAATGGTTAACTTACAAAACAGAACGTCATTCGCATCAAATATTAGCACCGCATCATCGTCTAGCAACCGCACCAGTGACGGAGCCTTCGTGGTCCCACAACCTCCAAGGAAATCCGTGTCCAATCCTACAACTACCGTCAAAGGCTACGACTCATTGATGAAAAAACTCCAAGATATATTTTCGCACATCCGAGATGCATCAGTTTCAGATATTAACCGTTCATTGAACGATGACAAAATATCGGTCGGTATTCAGGCGACATTGTCTGACACGGGCTTTAGTAATGGTAACGCCAGTCCAGAGGAAGTTAACAAGTGTGATAAGACAACTCCAAAGAGTTCTCTCAAGAAGTCCAGGGTAAGAGGACGACGGCCAATTGCCGGGAAGACTAAACGCGCCTTATTACCAACGCAGCACGAAGAGGCTGAATACATGCACGGTATGACTTCACCAGAAATGATTCCAACTAACGGTGACAGTGGAAAGATGTCTCCCGTAAAATCTCCAAAGGAAGAAAAGCCTCTCTCCGCTTTAATCGGGACACCAAAATCTGTTTCCAAATTGAAACAAAAGCGACGGCCAACATCTCCTAGACCGGCGACGCCGGTTGAAAAGGTAGCCGTTAAACCTGAGTACCCAGGTTATGCACCAGATACGGTCGTGCTAGCTAAATGGGTGGACAAGCGTTACTATTCAGGCAAAGTCTTGGAGATAACAGAGCTAAATAAATATCTGATAAAATTCGATGACGGTCAGAGTAAAGTGCTTCtcgatgattttataatttttggggATATGAAACAGTTGCCATTACAAGGCCAGTCCGTTTACGCAATGGTCGATGAGGAACAAAACTATGAGCCAGGTTTAGTTCTTGGAATTGAAGAGAATGAAAACGGCACTGTGACGTACCGCTGCACTACAGATGG TGACACGATAGTGATGGTGACGGCGAGCGAGCTGTACCTGACGGAGGACCAGGCGCGCTCGCTGAAGGAGTCGTCGCGGTGCCGCTCGCCCGCCGCGCCCTCCACGCCGCGCCGCCGGCACCACCGCGAGCTCGACCTCGACAACATCATACAG GGACCGCGAAGCGCTCGCAGTCGAGACAAGGGGAATTCAAGTGCCAGAAAACGGGTAGCATCACCAAAGAGTCCGAAAGCTTCTACCTCAG GTGTCAAAACTAAGAGCACCCCAGTCGGACGGAAGCGTCTGGCGAGCGAGAGCAGCGAGATGAGCGAGAGCAGCAACTCAGCGCCGCCGGTGCGCCTGGAGGAGGTGGCCGGCGTGGAGCCCGAGGTGCAGCGCACGCCCAGGAAGATCGACGGCGTCAAGG CTGGTCCCTTACAACTTAAAGGCGCTGCGAAACAGAACATAGGAAAGAAGAACTCGAAGCTGACGAAATTTGAAAATGATGAAGATACAGTCTCCACATTGGGACCGATCCCCAGCGCTGATAGCAAGATATTCGCAGGGCTTTGCTTCTTACTCACCTGTACTGAACCACCGCGACCGGCTCGATCTGAGAAG TGCCAAGAAACTCGACACTACTCATCCGAAGAAGATGGTGAGACTACATCCACTATGGCCGGTACTGACACTGAAGACCTGGAGTTCACCGACCGACCCTTCAACAAGGAACGTCTCAAAGAACAGCTGGAGGCTGGCGGTGGTACTGTTTATAG tCATTTCGATGATGTTCCCAAGAACAAGTACACCGTCTGCAAGTTGATCGCTCCACGTCCGTGCCTGACTGCAAAATACATCCAATGCCTAGCAGCGGACATCCGGTCGGTTTCCCACGCGTGGGTCATTATGAGCTGCACCAACAACCGATTGCTGGATATTGATGCATTTGTTCTGCCATCGGGTTGGTCAATACTGAAAAAGTGCTTCATTAACTGG aatccATCATCAGGAAAACGCAACACAACATTCTTCAAGGACAAAACCATTCTCTTATGCGGCGATCAGGACACGTTTGTAAAATTCTGGGAACGAGTTTGCACTCTCGCTGGGGCCAACACAAGAGTCGTCAACGAAGAAGACCTGAACATGTCCGGAGCAATATGTCTAGTCACCGAGTGGGACTGCCCGCATGAAGTACAGAACAAAGCGAACCAAGACAACATACCTCTCGTGTCGACAACCTGGGTCGTGCAGTGCCTGATCGAGGCTAAAGTGATCGCTCCCACCAGCCACGATAAGTTTTCATTTATGTATGCAGAGCCAGAATGA